One region of Quercus lobata isolate SW786 chromosome 2, ValleyOak3.0 Primary Assembly, whole genome shotgun sequence genomic DNA includes:
- the LOC115972824 gene encoding uncharacterized protein LOC115972824, producing the protein MPFGLKNIGETYQRLVTRMFREHISKTVEVYIENMVVMSKKLEKHIPNLAEIFEILRHHKLHPNVARLKLKQENSKQSQANELFKKCLQAYRGDVENPSVIPHVLFDAAEAGNIECLIMLIRFDLDLLWKTRNSKSIFHVAVEKRHESMFNLLNEIGSVGDIIINTKIEDTGNILHLAAGLAPKEKLNAVSGAALQMKREILWFKEVEKVVPPAFKQMKNGNEETPYALFARTHEELRTKGEKWMMDTTKYSMVVATLISFVMLTAAKADGLKDSPNLFMVFSVSSAIALFCSLTSLVMFLSILTSRYSYNDFLVCLPVRLMIGVASLFISIAAMTVSFSASYWSDRELPLIFVVSGSFACVPILCVLLKYRLFVDIVRSILFRFRKRRRLL; encoded by the exons ATGCCCTTTGGATTGAAGAATATTGGAGAGACTTATCAGCGATTGGTTACTCGAATGTTTAGGGAACATATCAGTAAAACAGTGGAGGTATATATTGAAAATATGGTAGTTATGAGTAAGAAGCTTGAGAAGCACATCCCAAACCTGGCCGAGATATTTGAGATATTGAGGCATCATAAGCTGCACCCCAACGTTGCTA GGTTAAAGTTAAAACAGGAAAACTCGAAGCAATCTCAAGCCAATGAACTATTTAAAAAGTGTCTTCAGGCTTACAGAGGTGATGTTGAGAATCCATCAGTGATTCCACATGTTCTGTTTGATGCAGCAGAAGCAGGAAACATTGAGTGCTTGATCATGCTTATTCGTTTTGACCTTGATCTATTATGGAAAACAAGAAATAGTAAAAGCATATTTCATGTTGCTGTTGAGAAGCGCCATGAAAGCATGTTCAATTTACTTAATGAGATAGGTTCTGTTGgagatataataataaatacaaaaattgaagaTACAGGCAACATTTTGCATTTAGCTGCAGGATTGGCACCTAAAGAGAAGCTGAATGCTGTATCAGGAGCAGCTCTTCAAATGAAACGAGAAATATTATGGTTCAAG GAGGTGGAAAAGGTTGTACCACCTGCGttcaaacaaatgaaaaatggaAACGAAGAAACACCATATGCTTTATTTGCGAGGACACACGAGGAGTTAAGGACGAAGGGAGAGAAGTGGATGATGGACACAACTAAGTATTCTATGGTGGTTGCTACACTAATTAGCTTTGTAATGTTGACAGCCGCAAAAGCTGATGGATTAAAGGATAGTCCTAATCTTTTTATGGTCTTCTCAGTTTCAAGTGCAATAGCATTATTTTGCTCATTGACATCCCTAGTAATGTTCTTATCCATCCTTACCTCGCGTTATTCATACAACGACTTTCTTGTGTGCTTACCAGTTAGGTTGATGATTGGAGTTGCTTCACTTTTCATCTCAATTGCCGCCATGACTGTTTCATTTTCTGCATCGTATTGGTCAGATCGGGAATTGCCATTAATCTTCGTTGTCAGTGGTTCATTTGCTTGTGTGCCAATCTTATGCGTGTTGCTGAAGTACCGTCTATTTGTTGATATAGTCCGATCTATCTTGTTTCGGTTTCGGAAACGTCGACGTCTACTTTAG